The proteins below are encoded in one region of Triticum aestivum cultivar Chinese Spring chromosome 1B, IWGSC CS RefSeq v2.1, whole genome shotgun sequence:
- the LOC123098944 gene encoding translation initiation factor IF-2-like → MGSREILSTTASRLPPATRQPRRSQQAAMDADPIEVLSPRARPRVRSGRKRGPASSRGWIRPSLSSPRAPASSWRSPPAPPPLVLVGRGRRPRLPVAPRVGLPRPSRSQPQAPPKPRQAQPASSTEPAQVPW, encoded by the exons ATGGGATCGAGAGAGATCCTGAGCACCACCGCCTCTCGCCTCCCGCCGGCGACCCGGCAGCCCCGCCGGAGCCAGCAG GCCGCCATGGACGCCGACCCCATCGAGGTCTTGTCGCCCCGAGCTCGGCCTCGGGTCAGATCCGGCCGGAAACGGGGCCccgcctcctcccgtggctggatcCGCCCATCCCTGTCCTCTCCtcgcgccccggcctcctcctggcgctcgccgccggcgccgcctccgctCGTCCTCGTCGGGCGAGGACGACGCCCTCGCCTCCCCGTCGCGCCCCGCGTGGGCCTCCCCAGGCCCAGCCGTAGCCAGCCCCAGGCCCCGCCGAAGCcgcgccaggcccagccggcctcctccaccgagcCGGCCCAAGTGCCGTGGTGA